The sequence AAATTTACTTTCTATTTTACCAGTAATATCTACAATATTCCAAGGTTTCTTTGCTTCTCTTTTTGAATGTTCAGAAGATTTTATATTTACAATCCTATCATTCCAATCGGATGGCATTTCCTGATTAAGATCAATAAAATAAAAATTACGAGGCGTGATTTCTGCTCCACGTTTGAATAAAGTTTTGTAAGGATTTGATTTGGACTGCACTTTTGTTTTTTTTGATGAGAACGCAGAAGATTTTCCTTGTTTTCTTAAATACCAAGTGTTGTTTGTTTCTGTTAAGCTATTAAGGCTAATCTCATAGTTACAATTCTTAGTGGGTAAAGTTCCAATAAAAGTTTTACCACCTACACCTTTAGAAGGAAATTTTTTTTGTTTTTTTATTTTCCTTGTTACAATAACACAACTTGGGACACGAAATAAAGGTTTAACATCATTCAAATCCCATATTGAACTTCTTGCAAACCCTTTTGCGTTACCACTCCTTGTATTATCGTGATGATCTGCACTGAAAAAACTTCTAGGTAGAACAAATGCTAATGAACCATTATCTTTTAGAAAATATGAATTGCAATAACTAAGAAAAATGGCTGCAATCTCTAAATTTGGAAAATTCTTGATTGATTTTGGTTTAACATCGTAAATATCTGCAATCGTATTGAGCAACTTTTGATATTCTTCATTCTTTACAGAACTATAAGTAAACCACGGAGGATTGCCAATTATATAATCAAACTTACCAGCAAGAAAATAAGGTTTGTATAAATTCTGCACTATAAACTTCCAGATGCTATCACGTCCTTTTTCTTTTACGATTTTAAAACCTTTATATACTTTGTAAAAACTTTCAATTATTTGTTTATTTAATGAATGACCTTTTAATTTTTTTCCTGAGAATATTTTCAAAAAACTTCTTCGCTTTCATTCTTCTTGCTCATTGTTTGGTCAGCAAGTTCATCACAAATCTCAAGTGCATCATCAAACAATTTTACATCATCAAGTACCTGTGTTGTAAGCTTGTAGTTTTCCTTATCAATATTAAGAGTAAAGTCTTTTCCAAAAAGATTTTCAACTCCTTCCGGTGCAAGTAAAGTGTTTGCAAGAATAATATTTAAGTAAACAGGATTTTTTGCATCAATTATTTCTTTACCAAGTGCAAGAAGCAAAGTTGTTTTTGCTATCTGCACACTTAAGGGATGAATATCAATTCCATAAATCTGTTCGTTTATTTCTTCAGCGTTTGATTCAGGATTTAATTCTTTTACTCTATGAATTGCAGCTCGTAAAAAGAACCGCTTCCGCAAGCAGGATCTAATATTTTATCAGTCTTCTTAAAATTAAATTCTTTAACAATTCGTTCACACAACCAATCAGGAGTATAATACTCACCAAGTGAATGTCTTGTATCTAAATCTATAAGTTCCTGGTAAACACCTTTAAGAACATCTTCATCAACCTTATCAAAATCAAAAGAAGAAATTTCCTGTGCAATCAGGCGAAATACTTTTTTTAGACTCTTAAAGTTTCTATCGCTTACAACCCAATGATAAAAATCATTATCAACAAAATTCCTGATATTGTATTTATGGAATAAACTACCATCAAGAATAGCTTTTAATTCAGCATCGTCAATGTAATCATCATTAGATACAACACTGTATGCAAGCATCTTTGAAAAAACACTTAGGTAAGTGTGGATTAAGAATATACTTTCTCTTCCATCGAATGAGCCATAAGCAACACTTAAAAATTTATTCCATTGCTCGTACGAAACCTGGACTTCACCGTATTTCTTAGCCTCATTAAACCAATTACTTAAAACCTGGTAACTTTCAATAAAAACATTGCTCTGGTAACCAAATGCTTCTTCAATTCTTTTTAATGTTGCGCGTTGTTTTTCTTCCTTAAAAAGGAAACGATCTATCCAGTAATAAAAATCTTCCGCATTCTTTTCATTCAAAACAAATGATGCGCTTTTAACTTCATCAAGCTTCAGTTCATCTTCTTTAAGTTCTTTCAGTTTATCAATACATTCAACTGCAGGAGCATAAACTTTCCAGGTAATAAAATCAGATGCAATCAAAGTAAAATTATATCCTTCACCCGAATTGAATTGTCCTAACAAGTAACCGGCTAATTGTTCTTTCGCGTGAGTTAAAGTTTGTTTAAGATCATTTTCAAATTCAATTATTATTTTGTTGTAAAGAGTATCGGCACTTCCTTTATGAAGTTTATCTTTTCGTGGAATGTTCAGAATTGTTTTTTCAGAGCCAAGAGAAATTTTATCAACCAACTTTAGAATATCTTTATCATCACCATAAAGCCTGTTTAACAAGTCTTTAAACGCTTCCTTCTTAGTATGCTCTTTATTAGCCTGTTTTACTTTTTGGAAGTATTCTTTGATGAGTATGGATTTTGTATCAGTATTCATTTAAGTAATTAATTTTTACTATTGAAATTTAATCTATATCCAATTAAATAAGCGATTCAATTTTCAAAACGGAGTATCTAAACATATTTACAAAATCCATTCCTAACCGCCTTCAAAAAACCTAATCATCACTCAGCGGGCAAAAGTAAATTATAGCTGTGTAAAAAGTTAGCGTTTTTGTTTTAAACTCTTGGGTTGTATCATCTCTTCGGAATCAGGGGCTTTGCGAATTGGCTAATTTACGAATTGTTAAATTGTTGTTTGTTTGAAATATAACTGAAAATTTGCGAAATTTTCCTGCACACGGGAGGGTATTAAGCAAGTTTTAAAAAACTTAATAATGGTATGAATAACTTTAAAGTTTGCAATAGAGAAGTATGATGATAAAAAGCTCCCCATTAATGAGGAGCCTTTGCCTCAACATTGTCCGATCGGAAATGTCTTGAGAGGAGCACATAGGTAGAAATTAATTATCTCTGGCACCCTCAATTATCCACTGCTGTATAACGGCAATTTCAACTGATGTAAGTGGAGTATCTTCATAAGGCATCTGCTTGCCAGTGATCCCCTGGGCATTAGTTAGTTTCATGATGAGATAACTGCCAGAAGGGTCGCCCCTAATAACATCACAAAAACCCATTGATTGTGACTGTTCACCAGGGCCAAGTATAGAAATTGCAGAACTGACAGAATAAGAACTCGCACCCCCACCATGACAATCTATATTATCACAGTTATGAGTCTGAAGAATCGGAAAAATATCTTGCTGAAAAGAAACAGTAGCAGCAGGAAAATCATTCGGATTAAAATTTGTGTTGCAATCCAATGGTTCGGGAGCAGCAGGGTTGTCAGAGGATTTACAAGAATACAATGATAGAGAAAGAATAAGAATTAAAGAATAAAATGCAAGAAATTTCATTATGGATTTTTAACCTTTTTAATTTGATTATTGTAAGTATCGGCGATAAAAAGAGTGTGAGAAACTTCATCATAGAAAATTCCACCCGGAGTATTCAGCATTGAAAGTTTAGCCGGGGTTCCAGTGGGTGAAGAACCAGGGATACCATTGCCAACAACGGTTTCGATGATCCCAAGCGGATTAATTTTCCTAATTACATGATTATAAGTATCGGTAAAATAAATAAAATGATCATCAGATTGGTAAATATCAGTTGGATGATTTAGCTCGGCAAATTTTGCAAGGCCACCATCACCAGAATAACCTGCGGCACCAGTACCGGCGATAGTATAAACCTCTCCGGAATAAAGCTCAAGGAATCTAATTCTATTATTATCAGTATCGGCAATAAAAATTCCGTCAGGATGATGGCCCCAGCAGATTTTGCCACCAGGAATAAGGTCGGAAGTAGAAGGAAAATTGAATTTTACAGAATCACCGAAACCATCAGTAAAACCCTTTTGACCACCACCTGCAATAGTTGAGATATTGAAAAACGTATCAATCATACGGATTCTTTGATTGGCTTGATCGGAAATCAACATATTACCATCTTCATCGAATACGATACTATTAGGCAGGTTAAATTTTGCAAGGTTTGCCGGACCACCATCTCCTTCAAATCCGGGGGTTGAACCGAAAGGAGAAGAAAGCATCATAGAGGTGGGGTCTATGGATTGAATTTTAGAATTTTCCAGGAAGCCAGCCAAATTTTTCCATTTAAATCGTAAGTGATTCCAGACGGATGATCCAAATTAATCATTGAAGCAGAGCCGGAGAGA is a genomic window of Ignavibacteriales bacterium containing:
- a CDS encoding SAM-dependent DNA methyltransferase → MNTDTKSILIKEYFQKVKQANKEHTKKEAFKDLLNRLYGDDKDILKLVDKISLGSEKTILNIPRKDKLHKGSADTLYNKIIIEFENDLKQTLTHAKEQLAGYLLGQFNSGEGYNFTLIASDFITWKVYAPAVECIDKLKELKEDELKLDEVKSASFVLNEKNAEDFYYWIDRFLFKEEKQRATLKRIEEAFGYQSNVFIESYQVLSNWFNEAKKYGEVQVSYEQWNKFLSVAYGSFDGRESIFLIHTYLSVFSKMLAYSVVSNDDYIDDAELKAILDGSLFHKYNIRNFVDNDFYHWVVSDRNFKSLKKVFRLIAQEISSFDFDKVDEDVLKGVYQELIDLDTRHSLGEYYTPDWLCERIVKEFNFKKTDKILDPACGSGSFYELQFIE